DNA sequence from the Rhizoctonia solani chromosome 14, complete sequence genome:
tcactattggcaattaggggtgcatatgtctaaattatccATTCCATAACATATGGCCCAAAACtcacaatgttagtatgcctccctcaacATGAATtggactatggaagaattgatacctgaaatcagtatgtattgaccttgatttcagctcaattctcacttaaacacatgcaatgattttcagcattataaccttgtacagtgttcTGGACAGAAGGCTCAATTTCAAGGAGCATACTGCAGTAACAGTTGTCAAAGCCAAAGCCACACTGGCTGGCCTCCAAATGCTAGCCAGCTCCCAGAATGGACTGTCCATATACCACACATGCATCTTGTACAAGGCCAGTGTCACCCCCATCCTGACTTATGGGCTCCCTCTGTGGTTTCATGGATGTAGGCAATTTTCTTGCTTGATCCACTTAGGAAAGTTCAGAATTTTGAGGTGGCTACTTGGTGCTTTCCAAACTACTCCCACCTGATACATGAAGCACCTAGTGTCCATCTCCCCTTTCTACATCACATGTCTAAGAATCATCAAGAACCTTGCCAACAAACTCAGGTCCAGTCCCACCCAATCAGAACTTGCACACCAACTGCCCACCTCCTGGGACTTCTTCACCATCACTGACAACATCCCAAGGTCTCCTGTTGAGTTTGCTGCATCCTTCTCCCACTCAAATGCTGAGTTCATCACCCTATACCTCATTCACTCAGCTGCCCCCACCAATCCATGGCCAGACCAACTTATGGTTGACAAGAGGTTGCCCAGCAGCTCCAAGAAGGCTGCAGCCAGGATAATCAAGAACAAAATTGAAATAGCCAAAGCCAACCGTGACGGTAACACTGTTCACAGCCCCCCCAACGGTCACGCCAGCGTTCTTTCCACCACGTCCAAGGTTGGACTTGGATACATTGTTAAATACGGGAGAAAACACTGGAAAAAGGATCTCACGGCATGGGACCCAGAGCAAACATCTACGACGCCGAAATGCTAGGCGTCGCAATATGCCTTGGCAAATCCGTCCACATtggcaaacaagtccaggccaCGCGCATAGACCTATACTGCGCCAACAAAACCGCCGTCCGGTCCATAATCAACCTTCATAgactccccccccccccgatATGCCGCCCACCTTTTCCATCAGCACGCGCTCTCTCCTGTTGAACCACCCCAATCGCCACATACTCGTCAAATGGCTACCGAAACATTCAAACATCAAAGGAACGAATTGGCGGATGAAGCCGCAAAAGGGAGCGAGACGCTACGCCCCACCCCGCTATTTGACAGGATGATCACTTAGTCCAGAGCGGAGCAAATGCCACCAAACAAGCATTGAGATCGTGGAAGAAGATCTCGGACAAACACACGGCGTCCCGCCCCGACTCATCCACGTACCTACCCAGGGCCCCGTCGTTGAAGCTACACCCCATATTCAACAACGCAACACCATCCCGCAACTTACAATGCCGACCAGTCCAATTCCTTACCGGACAGGGCTTCTACGGGGAATACCGGGCTCGGTTCCACCCACATTTAAGCTCACAATGCTCGTGCGGCAAGACCATTCAAACGCCGAGACACTCGCTCTTGTTCTGCCTTGACACAGCAGAACACAGACACATACTCACAAGTACATCGTCTAAACGCTCCGGGGAGGAGTTATTCGGAACACTGCCGAGACTGGAGGAAGTAGCTGACTTCGTACACAAATCGGGAATCGGGAATCGGAAAGCTTAGAGATCCGCCGGCTGCCGCACAGACTCTGTAGGACCTTACGTCCACGTCCATATGTCCTTATGACCGCTATATACGCCCCTACGGCCGCCACCCTCCAGTCCTTATGACCTCCCATCCCACGCCCTTGTGGCCCCTGTACCCGATCTCTATGCCCATCCCGTGCTTACTACCTCGCTTGTCGTTTCCGCCTTTTGTTttctctccctctctctcGTCTCTTTTCCTTCTCGTCTTAGCGCAGTTTGTCTCGGTCTGTGAGCGGTTAGCCTTATTCGCTTGTAGCTCTTTAAATATGAGTCCAAAAAAACAAATAGGTATCACGCGGCTTTTTAGACACATATGGCACGTGCTCAATTCCATGTTCTCAACCTCGTTCATCTCCTATCACTTTTTCATTGTATCCAAGTAAAGTCTTCTGCTAATGCCGACTTACCCTGGTTTCTATCTTGTGAGTCTCACTTTTCTTTGTTTAGTCCTAACTCCACCTCTGACCGCCACGACCGATGGCAGTCGCCACAAGCCTGGGATGACTGGGTTCGTTCACAAAATACTTTGTTGCCTCGTTGGGGTCCTGGGAATGCAGAAGATATGATCAAGAGGGAGTTGCGCAAACACAAAATGAAGAAATACTTTGCTGTTATTCAGGTTCCTACTCCTCTATCTGTAGGTATCTTTACTTTAATTTGTATTGCTAATTAAAGTAAACAACATATTTAGGAGCCTGGCGAATCCAGTGTCGGCTTGATGATCTACAGACAGTGTTCCCCAAGACGAGTCTATCTTGCGCCGCATGCGGATGCCAAAGCCGACGTCTTTGGGCCACAGATACTCCAAAGTTTGATTGGGGTGACAACCTCCGAGTGGAGGTGCATTTGGTTCAAGAATTATTCAACAAAACCACGATTTGAAGCCGAGTTCTTAGAGCCTCCCAGTGGTGGACAGGATGGGGGCCTCCCTCTTCAGGAGGCCAACAAAGGATTGGCTAACACGAATGAAGTTGCTGGGGCGCTCCAGGCCGAATAAAGGGCTACAAATAGTAGTAATCACTAATAGTTGCGGTGTATACTTTATATAAAATTGAGACTCAGGGGTATATCCCTTTCATAAGTTTACGGCTGTTACGGAAATAATGGCCACTTTTAGTTTGTAGACACGCGCATGAACACAACCTTTGCGCCTTGGTCTGTGAGGGCTAGCTTTCAATCACCCGAAGGCACAAGGGCATGTGTTTTGTTACTATAAATCGTCTGACATCTGAGAACTATCTACGTTTCCTAGGAGCCATGATGACCAACTGTGATACCACTAAGAACCTAGAAGTTTTACAGAATAATGTCCCAAAGAAGAGTAAAACTTTGTTGTTTGGGTAATTATGAATTTCTTCCCAATCTTTTTGGTATCTAATACAACCGTGCAGCTTGTTGAATCATACATTCACACCCATGGCACATTGGTTGTTAAGGATCAACATTCTAGCTCCAATAACTGGTACGTAAACCCTGATGATTgtcccaaagccaagccgAAGTAATTCAATGTTGGATCAAATGGCTATCAAGTGCCAACTCGAAGTAGTCCAAACTATAGAACTAACATATTTATACGCATAGCACGCATAATTCATACCCAAGTTCAGAGTTAGTTAATGATGAGGAGAAATACATGGCCATTCACAATGCCCTCAAGCCCATCAGATCAAAAGATTCTGACAAGCTCATTGCCTGGCTCAGCACGTCCAACACGCATCCAGTTGGCGGACCTTCTGGTAACGCCCAAGGAGCATCAGTCCAAGTCAAGCAGATTATGACGCTACATAGTGCTGTTCCGGGGCTTCCTGAAGTTGTTCAAGCACTTAATGGATGTCACAGCTATCTGCTGCAAATGCTAGGTGATATGCTCAACAATGAGCGTGTCAAATCTACCAATGATATGGTTAGCCAGGGGCTAAATGATGATGCACTTTCCGTGGGAGTGAGTTCAATTTGCCTATTCTAAAGCATGTTATTGTGAAGAAGAAATTGGCAGGGTGGTGGGAGCTTTGGTACCTCTTTTGGATCAGTCACCAAGAAGGTCTACGCTGTTTGAGCAAACTACAACCACCTTCCCGACGTAGCACGTGAAACCCGCAGTGCAAAGATTGCCAAGAACACCAATTGCCTGATTGACGCACTGGGAGGAGGGTTCCATTCTTGATGTGATCCAGATGCGTCAAAGATGGAGGTTTTTGGGCACATCTTGATAAATCCTGTGATTTCTCAAGATGTAACTCAGATTCAACCTTTTGACGCATCTGGTTGGTGGATCTTGATACGCATGTGAGGTGGATGTCAAATAGCGCCGGGCTCTTGTTGTCATATGGTTTAATGTGCATTTATCTGTCCTATTCATTGGACCATAAGCATGTCCTATATttagtgaatatatgtacATTGTCTCAAATCCGTCCCTCTGATTGTGGAATGAGCATAATATTTAATATCAGCCTGGCTCTGGTGCTAGAAATGAAGCAACCACTCCCGTTGACTATCTCAGCAAAAACTGTTTTTGTTGTAACACTGggggtttggtaatggtgtattAACACATCAATAACATGTCATTACACAAGTacactgttgtagacacaattgataccagggaatttattcccattttctcaaatttaaacaaaggcaattggacaacatttttgatcacgtgatcttggcgcttatatcatacgctaaggcgccaagccatgtccccatccgcgcttactcagcacacgtagccacctccacctatgacatcatcatgacacgtcagtgacatgtatgcatgagtaagaccaactgcagagcagggttcttattggataagatattgcatatagtgtatttgta
Encoded proteins:
- a CDS encoding mutS domain-containing protein, with amino-acid sequence MAIHNALKPIRSKDSDKLIAWLSTSNTHPVGGPSGNAQGASVQVKQIMTLHSAVPGLPEVVQALNGCHSYLLQMLGDMLNNERVKSTNDMVSQGLNDDALSVGGGGSFGTSFGSVTKKVYAV
- a CDS encoding RNase H domain-containing protein, with the protein product MIFSIITLYSVLDRRLNFKEHTAVTVVKAKATLAGLQMLASSQNGLSIYHTCILYKASVTPILTYGLPLWFHGLSISPFYITCLRIIKNLANKLRSSPTQSELAHQLPTSWDFFTITDNIPRSPVEFAASFSHSNAEFITLYLIHSAAPTNPWPDQLMVDKRLPSSSKKAAARIIKNKIEIAKANRDGNTVHSPPNGHASVLSTTSKVGLGYIVKYGRKHWKKDLTAWDPEQTSTTPKC